From one Streptomyces sp. CA-210063 genomic stretch:
- a CDS encoding RNA-binding protein: MLEEALEHLVKGIVDYPDDVQVASRDLRRGRVLEVRVHPDDLGKVIGRNGRTARALRTVVGAIGGRGVRVDLVDVDHVR; the protein is encoded by the coding sequence ATGCTCGAGGAGGCTCTCGAGCACCTCGTCAAGGGCATCGTCGACTACCCCGACGATGTGCAGGTCGCTTCCCGCGACCTGCGTCGCGGGCGCGTCCTCGAGGTCCGGGTCCACCCCGATGACCTCGGCAAGGTGATCGGCCGTAACGGCCGTACCGCCCGTGCCCTGCGCACCGTCGTGGGCGCCATCGGCGGCCGCGGTGTCCGTGTCGACCTCGTCGACGTGGACCACGTCCGCTGA
- the rpsP gene encoding 30S ribosomal protein S16: MAVKIKLKRLGKIRSPHYRIVVADSRTRRDGRAIEEIGKYHPTYNPSVIEVDADRVAYWLGVGAQPTEPVLAILKKTGDWQKFKGEPAPAPLLVAQPKSARPSFEALGGDDEGKGEAITQKKKADKKDEAAAESSSSEPTEA, translated from the coding sequence GTGGCAGTCAAGATCAAGCTGAAGCGTCTGGGCAAGATCCGTTCGCCTCACTACCGCATCGTCGTCGCCGACTCCCGCACCCGCCGTGACGGCCGTGCGATCGAGGAGATCGGCAAGTACCACCCCACGTACAACCCCTCGGTCATCGAGGTCGACGCGGACCGTGTCGCGTACTGGCTGGGTGTCGGCGCACAGCCGACCGAGCCCGTGCTCGCCATCCTGAAGAAGACCGGCGACTGGCAGAAGTTCAAGGGCGAGCCCGCTCCGGCGCCGCTCCTCGTGGCTCAGCCGAAGTCCGCGCGTCCGTCGTTCGAGGCCCTGGGCGGCGACGACGAGGGCAAGGGTGAGGCGATCACCCAGAAGAAGAAGGCCGACAAGAAGGACGAGGCTGCCGCTGAGTCTTCCTCGTCTGAGCCGACCGAGGCCTGA